Proteins from one Tenrec ecaudatus isolate mTenEca1 chromosome 8, mTenEca1.hap1, whole genome shotgun sequence genomic window:
- the ADGRF3 gene encoding adhesion G-protein coupled receptor F3, producing MVGLAAPLLLLAVTLPLLGPPAVQAAQSGQSQVQGEPELPLDEESRASESVLVSVYVHLAFSNKTWPPELSRTLAPPSAWISSSPTSLTGLSLTTVCQARKDGRFCCECLPGYQWNASVCSHRSPCPDPHSHQPCVCLVFSHPEPAYCQLLPPGKEVTCLPAVPGMLSLGSRLPRPGSTLNLTLLLHHTATDLSWLLWPIGHSRPVSLQPGTQVSLSSPHQGQAALSIFNVSQEWAGEYTCCFEARGFRWELRQEVRVPLQEADVAGLPDQLSISCAPSAAGFRLSCCIPRTNLSYTASWSPGEGSTVSLLQASDSHCLVLAAPDCPAANTTYTCELRSPETAPVRVSVSVTTIQDGDTVCSTEFLVVDWEATKAGYVAQAPCAQNRLGRMTRSCRSDGSWGPIHSSCTDTGLLALLHRTRLLLAGQGHPAEEVPHLLGQLPEQAARVRSPSDLQALLGTMTILAEVVAEARILLANSDMKALLTATDKVLAMDNSSLWTSTQAQEPSAVSALLLAVETLARSLRPKDHPSSFILPNVQLQSQLLGPTDPEDYRVSFSTQPPLQAQIPRRSLAPLDHNRANVSITSLVLQRLDHLLPSNYGPGLGDSVYASPGLVLSMSIMADGQAINQGEVIMDFGDRSGIPHCVFWDPELFHGEGGWSDKGCQARVARAHPTPRCVCQHLTAFSILMSRHTVPDSPALELLSRLGLGASILALLVCLGVYRLVWRAVVRNKVAYFRHIALLNVVLCLLAADTCFLGAPLLPAGPQSPLCLAAAFLCHFLYLATFFWMLAQALMLAHQLFFVFHQLSKHWVLPLMVALGYLCPLGFAGSALVLYLPQGKYLRAGACWLDGKGGVLYTFAVPVLVIVGVNGLVLVMAVLKLLRPSLSEGPQVEKRQALLGVSKALLILTPIFGLTWALSLATLIEEVSDVPHYIFTILNTTQGVFILLFGCLMDKKVQEALLRRFCHRRPAGSTISLVSCGFQARSIPECRPRCIGPFSPEGTSRARTLEKMGAC from the exons ATGGTTGGCTTGGCTGCCCCCCTGCTGCTTCTGGCCGTGACTCTCCCCCTGCTGGGACCACCAGCTGTCcaagcagcccaatct GGCCAGAGTCAAGTCCAAGGGGAACCTGAGCTACCACTAGATGAAGAGAGCAGAGCATCAG AATCCGTCCTGGTCTCTGTCTATGTCCATCTGGCTTTCTCCAACAAGACCTGGCCCCCAGAACTCTCTCGGACCCTGGCTCCTCCCTCTGCCTGGATCTCCTCATCCCCAACAAGTCTCACTGGTCTCAGCCTCACCACAG TGTGCCAGGCCAGGAAAGACGGGCGTTTCTGTTGTGAGTGCCTCCCTGGGTACCAGTGGAACGCCAGTGTCTGCTCCCATCGCTCTCCCTGCCCAGACCCCCACAGCCACCAGCCCTGTGTCTGCCTTGTCTTCAGCCATCCCGAGCCTGCCTACTGTCAGCTGCTGCCACCTGGTAAGGAGG TGACCTG cctccctgcaGTCCCCGGGATGCTGAGCCTGGGCTCCAGACTGCCCAGGCCTGGCAGTACGCTGAACCTGACTCTGCTCCTGCACCACACGGCCACGGACCTGAGCTGGCTCCTGTGGCCCATCGGGCATTCTCGCCCCGTCTCCCTGCAGCCAGGGACGCAGGTGTCCCTGAGCTCTCCCCACCAGGGCCAGGCTGCCCTCAGCATCTTCAACGTCTCCCAGGAGTGGGCAG GCGAATACACGTGCTGCTTCGAGGCTCGGGGATTCCGGTGGGAGCTGCGCCAGGAGGTGAGGGTGCCTTTGCAGGAGGCCGATGTGGCGGGGCTTCCAGACCAGCTCTCCATCTCCTGTGCCCCCTCTGCTGCCGGCTTCCGCCTGAGCTGCTGCATCCCCAGAACAAACCTGTCCTACACAGCCTCCTGGAGCCCAGGAGAGGGCAGCACAG TCTCCTTACTGCAGGCCTCAGACTCCCACTGCCTCGTGCTGGCTGCTCCGGACTGCCCTGCAGCTAATACCACGTACACTTGTGAGCTGCGGAGCCCGGAAACAGCCCCTGTCAGGGTCTCCGTCTCGGTCACCACCATCCAGG ACGGTGACACCGTTTGCTCCACGGAGTTCCTGGTTGTTGATTGGGAGGCCACCAAGGCTGGCTATGTGGCGCAGGCCCCGTGTGCCCAGAACAGACTTGGAAGGATGACCAGGTCCTGCCGGTCTGACGGGTCCTGGGGGCCCATTCACAGTAGCTGCACGGACACCGGGCTTCTGGCTTTGCTGCATAGAACTCGG CTGCTGCTGGCAGGCCAGGGCCATCCTGCCGAGGAGGTGCCCCATCTCCTGGGGCAGCTGCCAGAACAGGCGGCACGAGTGAGGTCACCCTCGGACTTACAGGCCCTGCTGGGCACCATGACAATCCTGGCTGAGGTGGTGGCAGAGGCCAGGATCCTTCTTGCCAACAGTGACATGAAG GCACTGCTGACAGCCACAGACAAGGTCCTCGCCATGGACAACAGTTCTCTGTGGACCTCGACCCAGGCCCAGGAGCCCTCGGCAGTCTCGGCTCTCCTACTGGCGGTGGAGACCCTGGCACGCAGCCTGCGCCCAAAGGATCACCCCTCCTCCTTCATCTTGCCCAATGTGCAGCTTCAGAGCCAGCTCCTTGGACCCACCGACCCCGAGGACTACAGGGTCTCCTTCTCCACACAGCCCCCACTGCAGGCACAGATCCCCAGGCGCTCACTGGCCCCCCTGGACCACAACAGAGCCAATGTTAGTATTACGAGTCTGGTGCTGCAGAGACTGGACCACCTCCTGCCTTCAAACTATGGACCGGGGCTGGGGGACTCCGTTTATGCCTCTCCCGGCCTGGTCCTCTCTATGTCCATCATGGCCGATGGTCAGGCCATCAACCAGGGAGAGGTCATCatggactttggggacagaagTGGGATCCCCCACTGTGTTTTCTGGGACCCCGAGCTCTTCCACGGTGAGGGGGGCTGGTCAGACAAAGGGTGCCAGGCACGGGTGGCCagggcccaccccacccctcggtGTGTCTGCCAGCACCTGACTGCCTTCTCCATCCTCATGTCTCGCCACACGGTTCCCGACAGCCCAGCCCTGGAGCTGCTGAGCCGGCTGGGCCTGGGGGCCTCCATCCTGGCCCTGCTTGTGTGCCTGGGTGTGTACAGGCTGGTGTGGAGGGCCGTGGTCCGCAACAAGGTGGCCTACTTCCGCCACATTGCCCTGCTCAACGTGGTGCTCTGCCTGCTGGCCGCAGACACCTGCTtcctgggagccccactcctcccCGCAGGGCCCCAGAGCCCACTCTGCCTGGCTGCTGCCTTCCTCTGCCATTTCCTCTACCTGGCCACCTTCTTCTGGATGCTGGCGCAGGCCCTGATGCtggcccaccagctgttctttgtCTTCCACCAGCTGTCCAAGCACTGGGTGCTCCCCCTGATGGTGGCCCTAGGCTATCTGTGCCCACTGGGATTTGCAGGGAGTGCCCTGGTCCTCTACCTCCCCCAGGGGAAATACTTAAGGGCCGGGGCGTGCTGGCTGGATGGGAAGGGAGGAGTCCTCTACACCTTCGCCGTGCCGGTTCTGGTCATCGTGGGAGTGAACGGGCTGGTCCTTGTCATGGCTGTGCTGAAGTTGCTGAGACCCTCACTCTCTGAGGGGCCTCAGGTGGAGAAGCGCCAAGCCCTTCTAGGGGTGAGCAAAGCCCTGCTCATTCTCACGCCCATCTTCGGCCTCACCTGGGCACTCAGCCTGGCCACTCTGATCGAGGAAGTGTCCGATGTGCCCCACTACATCTTCACGATTCTCAACACCACCCAG GGTGTCTTCATCTTACTGTTCGGCTGCCTCATGGACAAGAAG GTTCAAGAGGCTTTACTCAGGCGCTTCTGCCACAGGCGGCCTGCGGGCTCCACCATTTCCCTGGTGAGTTGTGGCTTCCAAGCCCGTTCCATCCCGGAATGCAGACCCAGGTGTATTGGACCCTTTTCCCCAGAGGGGACGAGCAGAGCCAGAACTCTAGAGAAGATGGGAGCTTGTTGA